CGATGAAGCCGCGCGGTGCGCTCCAGAAGACCGAGAAACGACCAAAAGGAGAATGATCCAAGGGAGAATGAACGCGGCGGATGTTTAGGCTCAATCTACATCGCACGCGACACGGAAACCGTAGTCGGCGTACTGGAACTGCGGTGGGATGCTCGAGCGGGTGTGGCAGCATGACGTCTTGACATGATGCCGCCACGAGCCGCCACGCGAGGCACGCCGCGTCCCGGCCTCGGGGCCACGCGGGTCGCGCGCGGGAGAGCTTGCGTAGTATTCCGCATCGAACCAGTCGCTGCACCACTCGTGCACGTTCTCGCACATGTCATACAAGCCGGAGGCGTTCGGGGGCGTGCCACCGACCGGTTCCGGCCCAGTGATCCAGCGGGCGCGATATCCCGCGCGCGATTGCGGCGGGTCTTCACCCCAGGGATACAAGGTGCCCTCGCGGCCGCCACGCGCGGCGCACTCCCACTCGGCTTCCGTCGGCAGCCGATAGCGCTTGCCAGTCTGGTGCGAGAGCCACTCGCAGTATGCGACGGCTTCGAACCAGGAGACGCCAACCACGGGTTGCTGCGGATGATCGAAGCCGGGCTTTGCGAAGAAGAGCGGCGGCGGTGACTGTGTGCTGTCGAGAAAGCGCGCGTACTCCGTGTTCGCCACCTGGCGCGCGGCCATTAGGAATGCGTCTACCCACACGCGGTGTACGGGACGCTCACTGTCGAAGCCTTGTGGATGCCCCATCTGAAACCAGCCTTCCGGAATGCGGACCAGCGCCGGTTCGACCTCGATCGCGGTCCGTGCTACAGGCGGTGAGCTCATAAAGAGATAAGGGCGTGATTTCCTGCTACTGAGAGTAATAATATCGGCAGAACATAGCGTACTCACGAAACCAGAGGGAAACCATGCCAGCCAA
The Acidobacteriota bacterium genome window above contains:
- a CDS encoding formylglycine-generating enzyme family protein encodes the protein MSSPPVARTAIEVEPALVRIPEGWFQMGHPQGFDSERPVHRVWVDAFLMAARQVANTEYARFLDSTQSPPPLFFAKPGFDHPQQPVVGVSWFEAVAYCEWLSHQTGKRYRLPTEAEWECAARGGREGTLYPWGEDPPQSRAGYRARWITGPEPVGGTPPNASGLYDMCENVHEWCSDWFDAEYYASSPARDPRGPEAGTRRASRGGSWRHHVKTSCCHTRSSIPPQFQYADYGFRVACDVD